One Alnus glutinosa chromosome 3, dhAlnGlut1.1, whole genome shotgun sequence genomic region harbors:
- the LOC133863549 gene encoding probable WRKY transcription factor 70 isoform X1 yields the protein MGTPWPEKLSNTRQKVIKELVQGQECATQLKTLLHKTLEDQLVSKILRSFTESISVLTSFESGEVCQNLQAVSHADSHCDDRRSEDSGESSRKRPASKDRRGCYRRRKTAHTWTTVSPTVENDGHAWRKYGQKEILNAKHPRSYFRCTRKFDQGCRATKQVQRKEDDPQMFQTTYIGHHTCRDILKTPQIITECHGWESFLGNSESAIPSKEDGAVTTVSSSTPTIKEESKEEALSDLTDNLPSLGDHLWPDLKDFELSGPMGSDNGDVVSTMYSCRDTDSLSLNIDFDGDFSQFL from the exons ATGGGCACTCCTTGGCCTGAGAAGCTGTCAAACACTCGGCAAAAGGTGATCAAAGAGCTAGTTCAAGGCCAGGAGTGCGCAACCCAGCTCAAGACCCTGCTCCACAAAACCTTGGAAGACCAGCTTGTGTCCAAAATCTTAAGATCTTTCACCGAGTCTATTTCTGTACTCACTTCTTTTGAGTCTGGGGAGGTTTGTCAGAACCTTCAGGCTGTTTCCCATGCTGATTCGCATTGCGATGACCGGAGGTCTGAAGACTCTGGCGAGAGTAGCAGAAAGAGGCCCGCTTCCAAGGATCGTAGAGGGTGTTACAGGAggag GAAGACTGCACACACATGGACAACAGTCTCTCCCACAGTAGAGAATGATGGTCATGCGTGGAGAAAGTACGGCCAAAAGGAGATCCTCAATGCTAAGCACCCAAG GAGTTACTTCCGATGTACGCGCAAGTTCGATCAAGGTTGCCGGGCGACCAAACAAGTCCAGAGAAAGGAAGACGATCCGCAAATGTTTCAGACCACATACATTGGTCATCACACGTGCAGAGACATACTAAAGACGCCGCAAATCATCACGGAATGTCATGGTTGGGAATCTTTCTTGGGTAATTCGGAATCAGCGATCCCAAGTAAAGAAGATGGCGCTGTGACGACTGTCAGCTCCTCCACCCCAACCATAAAAGAGGAATCTAAGGAAGAGGCACTGAGTGACCTGACTGACAACCTTCCGTCTTTGGGCGATCATCTTTGGCCAGATTTAAAGGATTTCGAGTTGTCCGGGCCTATGGGGTCCGATAACGGAGATGTGGTGTCTACCATGTACTCCTGTAGGGACACTGATTCTCTTAGTTTGAACATTGATTTTGACGGTGATTTTAGCCAGTTTCTCTAG
- the LOC133863549 gene encoding probable WRKY transcription factor 70 isoform X2 has translation MGTPWPEKLSNTRQKVIKELVQGQECATQLKTLLHKTLEDQLVSKILRSFTESISVLTSFESGEVCQNLQAVSHADSHCDDRRSEDSGESSRKRPASKDRRGCYRRRSYFRCTRKFDQGCRATKQVQRKEDDPQMFQTTYIGHHTCRDILKTPQIITECHGWESFLGNSESAIPSKEDGAVTTVSSSTPTIKEESKEEALSDLTDNLPSLGDHLWPDLKDFELSGPMGSDNGDVVSTMYSCRDTDSLSLNIDFDGDFSQFL, from the exons ATGGGCACTCCTTGGCCTGAGAAGCTGTCAAACACTCGGCAAAAGGTGATCAAAGAGCTAGTTCAAGGCCAGGAGTGCGCAACCCAGCTCAAGACCCTGCTCCACAAAACCTTGGAAGACCAGCTTGTGTCCAAAATCTTAAGATCTTTCACCGAGTCTATTTCTGTACTCACTTCTTTTGAGTCTGGGGAGGTTTGTCAGAACCTTCAGGCTGTTTCCCATGCTGATTCGCATTGCGATGACCGGAGGTCTGAAGACTCTGGCGAGAGTAGCAGAAAGAGGCCCGCTTCCAAGGATCGTAGAGGGTGTTACAGGAggag GAGTTACTTCCGATGTACGCGCAAGTTCGATCAAGGTTGCCGGGCGACCAAACAAGTCCAGAGAAAGGAAGACGATCCGCAAATGTTTCAGACCACATACATTGGTCATCACACGTGCAGAGACATACTAAAGACGCCGCAAATCATCACGGAATGTCATGGTTGGGAATCTTTCTTGGGTAATTCGGAATCAGCGATCCCAAGTAAAGAAGATGGCGCTGTGACGACTGTCAGCTCCTCCACCCCAACCATAAAAGAGGAATCTAAGGAAGAGGCACTGAGTGACCTGACTGACAACCTTCCGTCTTTGGGCGATCATCTTTGGCCAGATTTAAAGGATTTCGAGTTGTCCGGGCCTATGGGGTCCGATAACGGAGATGTGGTGTCTACCATGTACTCCTGTAGGGACACTGATTCTCTTAGTTTGAACATTGATTTTGACGGTGATTTTAGCCAGTTTCTCTAG